In the genome of Arachis hypogaea cultivar Tifrunner chromosome 9, arahy.Tifrunner.gnm2.J5K5, whole genome shotgun sequence, the window CTGGCTTCTGATTTACTGAGCcaactattttcttcttcttctttatttttttttaatagtctGATAGTCATTGTCATGTGGTGCTAACAAGTCCAATAAGCTAATTAAGGGTGGGTTCCTAATTGCCTCGTTGATTTAAATATGTCTTAATCTTGTGTGGAGAAAAAGCATTACCCTAATAATAAATGCATCAAACTATTAGGTACCAAAAGATTAAggatgaagagaatgaagattgaTGATGAAAGATGGTGCAGAGAGAGTGTAGCAATGAAAAAAATGTAGcaaaaaaatgtaacatattaTAAAGGATCATTTTAGTATAACTATATTAtgataattatactataattataatattttaaaaaatacgactaaaattaaaataataatttttattattaaataatactttttaaaaatattacttataaaaaaatgttaccaaaatataatataaaaaaatataacttcaTTTTTAAGAACACTTGTATAATTATCACAGCTACCATAATATAACAATACTAAAATTCACttgttataaatttaatatattaaaaaatttattgataccactataatatttttgtttatgattacgatttttttagttatatttaaaaAACAGAATTATAACTATATGGATCTTGACTTTCTTGCTGCTCAAGTTATCTCATTAACTCTATTACTACTATATTCAACAGAAACAAAGCAAGAAATTGAAGTCACTAGAAGCTCGATTACGTGTGTTCTTATGAGCCAATTAAGTTATTAATCCTTTTAAAactctatttaattttttgtatcattatgttttccttattttttatttatttatttataatattacacGGTGTGTTCCACAAAAATTAGACATTATCTATCTGAGCACATCTTTCTATTATGtgtatttgctttttttttattattatgatgtgaatataaaaaaattattaaatcagTAATTTGTatacaatatatattaaaaataaatttaataatatatatttatatataaatatatacaattaatttaatgagttatttttaatatgcacaatattttttatttttcaatgttttatttaattatgtggtCTTTgatcaagaaaaattcaaaaaaattgacAAACTAGATGGAAtatgaattatatattgttatattcTAGAATTATTATGAGTTAATCTATTTTTCACTCCTAAATTTAAGCGAGCTTCATGAATTTACTTAGATTTACGAGTTTAACAACTTTATCCCTAACTAACTATAACAGATTAACTGATTAAGCTACTTTTTTAAGAAGTTCGGACGACTAATtttactgtttttatttttttattagatttttttctAGTCTTTTATCTATCATAATTAAATTGGAAAtagacaaataataaaatttgtataaCGACAATATACAAGAATAGAGTTAAAAAAATTCTTAAGAGGAGgctatataaaaatataactctaaaaaaaaaaactaatataaaaattaaagacaattttatacattaaaaattttaatttgggtCCATTATTCCGCTTAGCTTATCCTAGCCTCTGCGCCTGACAATGTAATAAaaacttaatatatattttttatttatatatataaatgattaattgtgtctaattttttatatatacataatataattaagagtatatatatataaataagtctttaaataatttttaatatattaaggtttctgtattttataaaaataggatatataattttttattttagttagatttattatttttatttagacaacaaaattctaaaaatatgacGAAAGAAtctttatatcttatttttataaagtttaaatattgtaataaaaatttattaaaaacaagAACGtctgataaaattttttttaagaatctaTTTTGAAAATAGATTctataattaattaactttttttttcgttttaaaacAAGTTAATTATGGTATCGAGAGTTGTTAACCCGGGAATCTTATCAACTAACTATCAATGTCGAAGGTGAATTCATCAACTCAAAACTTAATTAGCCCCACTTCATCTTCCAATTAATCGGTTTGTCAATACTTTAATCAAATCCAAGGcgagaatataattatataatacttcCCCTTTTGTGATACCATATATGATCACACTCTAAAGAAAACAATAGTTTGGTCAAAACgaatatttcattattttctaATTATGAACTTCATTCCACAGGAGATGCCAAGTGGGGAACAAATTAAACCTATAATATATTTCTATGCCAAGACAAGCAATTTactagttttcattttatttttttaaatataagtaaactacaaaaaatatctctaaattattgttaatgataaaaatattctcaaaatatttttaaattaagacaagattaaaaaaagtatataatttttgtaatcatacttgaaaaaattatattaaaatttgatctttaaataatctttttttaaaatatgtttagtGATTGGATGTTTTTATCGTACTTAAAAATATTTCGAAGATATTTtcgttgtttaaaatttttaaagatatttttctcaGCAATTTGATAATTCAAAAGTATTTTTTGGTGATCTACTAATTATATTTAGTTAAAAAGATGTATTTTAAAGACACATATTTaaagtatataataataaaaattgtttaaatgtttatatatttaatttcgaaaaaaatatattttaaaaagttacttaaatatatatattttatttataatatttttaaaatatattcttctTATGACACAACTTAATCATTTCTCTTAGAACAAATTGTAGTTTGTTGGATGTTAATAAACTGATTTCATCTTAGAGTATGTTTCTTTTCGAATAAGTAGAATGTTTTGAGGATTTGTCTTTGGCGGTGAGATTTAATTTAAAATCCTTTAATTGTTATTGATTAGAAGATAAGGTAATGGTGGAAATTCACGtacagtcgacttcacctgaagtTGATAGATGAAAGTCATTAGATAATTTAACTACTTTGACTAagtttcatctaacgactctcaactgTCAATTTCAtataaagtcgactgcacctgaatttttatCTAAGATAATATACAAACAAAAATGTTATATATCTATCAAAATTATGTTCCAGCCATTTTTCCGTACAACTGAGATCTAATTTCAACATAAAAACTGTGAAACCTTTGACTAAATAAAACTTTCTCAAGAAAATGACCAAATATATTTTCGTAAAATAGAAGTAAAATTCATTAATAGAGTTACGTGATATCACACTAATTATTGTTGCTTAATTATACAAGGTAGAgttagaaaaaggagaagaaaaagataatCCCGTGATTAATTTTGGTGCCATTAGTCAATAATCAATCCGAAACCACAAATTCATTTCAACCATAATTCGTAGTAGTAGATGTAAGCATGCGTTTTTatagtattattaattattataaatagtcATTTATTACAATGTTAAATTCAACGAGAAGATTTTAATTTCTCACCAAATAAACCTTTTGGCTAGACTTTTTGTTAccatatacaaaaatattaagagttaatatttttttattaatattagtagtTGTCATTTTgggttaatatattatttttataatattagaatataaaatataaaatttaatttttagtatttaaaattaactaaatatttataaaaacaataaattatattaattatgtataGTTATTATAGTAGTGAAAACTTATTTTGCACGtgtaagttttatttatttatttattttttgagtgACAAAGTCCGTACAATCGAATTTTGTTCATTTATCGTTGTGAGTTTGACTTAAGTAATAattcataattgttttaccaacattaattagtaattactactcaatttcaaaatatatttattacttgtgttttttaCTCTGTGGTCAACTGGTGATtgattaaaatatgtttgattgtGTTTTCTTCTTTCATTTGAGGCTTTGGTTTAACAAGTGCTTAAGGAAATTTATTGTGGAAGCAataatatatcttttaaatttaatttcatattatatattacaagtttaaaagttattattttttttatctatttaacaAGTATTCTAAAGATAACTATCAAAATTCCTTTAtgctaatttttcataattttgtAACAAGTGAAAATAAGTAAACAAAGATATATGAacgataatttaaataaatgaaTCGTTAATCAACTATATATTAGGTGTATAGTAAAATGActaaaatcaaatatcaaatttaatcattaataaaatttatattaaaatataaaatacacactaaaaataaaataaataacatatatttatatataaatttattataattaattttaatatacacatcataatatttttgttttcatttatttGATAGTAAACTATTATTCAATTATACTAACGAGTTGTAACTCAAATGATAGTCTTTTCATATTCATTTAGAGTTTACGAGTTcgaatttctctattttttgataaaaataaaaacactattatccaattatcaatatttatataaataaaacaaattattttttattctaattttttgaatgattatttaaataaataaataataaccagacaataatattatttttatcaataaattataatttaaataatatatttattttatatttatttaaaaattgcaGATTCAAGTCTCAAATCTCAAtcttaacttaaaaaatataattttttcttacTTTATAAAACTCTTTATACAATTAATGCATTATAATTGAAGTCCAAAATAAGTAGTTAAAAGAGAAAATTATCCAAAAAAAGACAATGTGAATAGTAAAATGACCAAAGAACCCCTGAAGTATTTGATTGACCCCTCACTCTTTGTCCATTGTAAAGTTTAGTTGAAGAGTGAAGTGATGTGGACCCCATTACTGGACCTTTGCTTTGCTGGCTTCAAACCCCTCTCTTTTTATgccctcttctctctttctctcatttcttcagaaaaaaaaaaggatttcacTTCCTCCAATCTCGAAAGTCTTaatctttttctctttctatttaaaaagagaagaaaaaaatccaatctttttttattttcatgcacctCTTATTGCACAACAATTTCATCATCTTCATACCATTCCACCACTCATCTTTGATGGATCCATAGATTGAGATAGATCTAATGCTCTTAACACACCCTTGAttaccctttttcttctttctagatccttctttttcttcttctgtggCGGCTAATACCTTTCAATCATTAGTCAAAATTACTGGGTGAGATCTCTCTTTCCAaattccaattttttttcttcttaactCCTGCTTTGTAGATATGTTATGGTTTTTCCTAAATATGATTTGTGCTTGTTGAAAAAGTTAACTTTGTTGCCATTTTTGGATAAGATGGATACTAATTATCCGTGTGAACTTCTGGGGTACCTATGATTTTCCAAGGAACTGACTTGTCTTAGAAAAACTGGGTTTTGAACatttggaagaaaaaaaagaatagaaaagaaaaatttctAACCGCCTTTTGTTGAGTTGAAATTTTCCATCCTTAGTGGCTGCACATGGTTGTAATTTTTGTTTGATTGTGTTGTTCATTTCCAATAAAGTGGTAATAAGCCTCTTGTAGGAGTTGTATTTTGGAGTTGGAACATTATTGATTTAGTTTTATGTGtttattgatgttgttgttgtagtTTGTAGTGGAGCATCATCATTGTGGTGTGATTGGTGGAGAGTGTAGGACTGTTGTTACTTCAGTGGATGAAAGAGCTTGGGGTGGAGTTGTTCTTGGGGAGGTTGATAGATGTGGAAATCCTCGAAGGTTGTTTGGTGAGATGAGGGATGTTATCGGAGTTGATGAGCTTTCTGAGGGCCTGCTTTCGGCCGAGTTCGGAAGGATACACGCGTGGAGGTGCTGATGCTGGAGGCAGACAGGATGGACTATTGTGGTACAAAGACTTGGGGCAGCAGTCGAATGGTGAATTTTCGATGGCGGTAGTACAAGCCAATAACCTGCTGGAGGATCAGAGTCAGCTTGAATCAGGAACTTTGAGCTCCAATGAGTCTGGCCCTTATGGTACCTTTGTTGGCGTCTATGATGGTCATGGAGGGCCCGAGACATCACGATTTATCAATAATCACCTGTTTCACCATCTCAAGAGTAAGATACTACATTAGTCAAGCTTGTTATGTGCATTTTCTTGTTAGTTTCATATATTTTCCTTGGCATTCCAATTTGAAGCATGTTCTAAGTTGTAACTAACATTTGTTTTCGAACTTTGCGACTAGCATACAGTGGGATTGCCTTAGGAAGATTAAAAATAGATGTGTTCTGCTGCTTGTTTTTCATATGTGAGAGATAAGATTTTTGCTACGTGTCTAACGAGTATAAGCTAAGGGATAGCGTAGAAAAAGGATTTTCTGCTGAATAGTGTCTACAAAAATTGCCTTGTTTATACCTATTTATCTGCATATTTGCCTTTTATGGATTCATCTGCACTGAAATTTTGCTCTCTACATGGTAATTGATCCGAATATTATGTTCTTATTTAAATTTCAGGATTTACAGCAGAGCAACAATTGATGTCACCAGATGTAATTCGCAAGGCATTCCAGGCAACAGAAGAGGGATTTGTGTCACTTGTTGCCAGACAGTGGCCATTGAACCCACAAATAGCAGCTGTCGGTTCATGCTGTCTAGTTGGTGTTATTTGTAATGGAACCCTTTATGTAGCGAATCTTGGTGATTCCCGGGCTGTTTTGGGAAGAGTAGTCAAGGCAACTGGTGAGGTTTTGGCCATGCAGTTATCATCAGAACACAATGCATCTATAGAGTCTGTAAGACAGGAGCTGCAATCTTTGCACCCCGATGATTCGAATATCGTTGTTTTAAAGCATAATGTATGGCGCGTGAAGGGCCTCATTCAAGTAAGCAACTTGTATTTCATAATATTCATTTTCTTGTTGCTAAAGCAAGTTTATATATATAGCCTTTTCTAGCCGAAACATAACGCCTTGTCAGATATTTCATTTCTATTCTCGATGCTGCCTCTTAGCTTGTGTCATGTCTTGTTATTATTTATCATGCCGAACAAAACTGGAAATATTGTTGTCTGTTGAATTGGACTACATCATAACTTCTAAAGCTATTCACCTTGTAGGTTTCGAGATCTATTGGTGATGTATATTTGAAAAAGGCTGAGTTCAATAGAGAACCCCTATATGCTAAGTTTCGACTCCGTGATCCAATCAAGAGGCCAATTCTGAGCTCAGAACCATCAATATCTGTGCATCAATTGCTTCCACAAGATCAGTTTGTGATATTCGCATCGGATGGTCTCTGGGAGCACCTTAGCAATCAGGAAGCAGTTGATATAGTTCAAAATAATCCCCGCAATGTAAGACTACATGTTTAGATTCTACTATATAGTGTCATACCATTGTATGCAGttgttttcatgtgaagttgataattgagaattgttagatgataatttagtcaaacatgtcaaatcatttaacggatctcaactattaacttcataTAAAAACTACATGTGAGCTTCCGCCAAGACTAAAATGGATGCATTTTTATGGCTATTTAAGACTGAAATTTTTGTTTGACTAGATATTTCAAGTTCCTCAAGAATCTTAGAGTTCCTTATTTCAGGGAATTGCAAGGAGGCTGATCAAAACTGCGCTACAAGAAGCAGCAAAGAAAAGAGAAATGAGATATTCGGACTTAAAGAAGATCGACCGTGGAGTTCGCCGGCATTTCCACGACGATATCACCGTGATTGTTGTCTACCTGGATTCGAATCTCGCTAGTAGGGCAAGCGCCGGCAAGTTTCCTAGTGTTTCTATCAGAGGGGGTGGAATTAACTTGCCCCCTAACACACTGGCACCTTGTACTACACCAACAGAGAATGGTGGTGCCTGAACTAAGAAGAAGAAGTTGCATCCATCCTTTTTATCTTCTTTCTTTGTTGTGTGAATACCAACCAGTTTATCTTGAAATAGCAATGAGAGGAGCAGCACTTCAATTCTTTTGAATGTGAACTGTAACTTGGTAGAAAACTAATATACACTCATGTTTAGGTTCTCTCTCAAAACCAAAAAGGGCAGAAGAGATTTGATAATGATGATGACCATTGTATGTAAGAGTTTCATTTTGTCAAATGTTGTTAAGTCAAGTAATGCTTTCATTTTCGCTATAGGTAATTGTTTCAGGTCCtagatatgatatgatatatatatatatagagagagagagatgaaaaTCACCATGTAAATATCAAGCATGTTTTCATGGTCAAATGACTATCTTACACTCCTCAAGGAAGTGCATCTATTTCaaattactattttatatataGTCAAAGATATAGGAATACctgttaataattataataacttaaaaccataaaaaaaaaacaggtaAATGAGGTCCATTTAGTTTGTTGGGCTAGTCTgtttaaaactataaaaatgagttcattgttaaaaaaagatacaaatttaagtttttttttttatttaaaaatgattGGCTGTTTAGCATTTATGTTTAATTCAtctgttatatatttattaaatttaaaagtaaCAACTTTTTCTAAAAGCTAAATCTATATAAtgaaatcttaattttaaattaaattgatcAAATGGATTTGACCAATTTCTGATGGGGCCTAATAATTAAGAAGGTTTGAACTAAGTTAGCATTGATTACATTTGATCCTAGCCCTTGGCATTTGGCAAAAGCCCAAAGGGCTCTCACCCtctatcttattattattattattattattattattattattattattattattggaaattgtTATCTTGGTTTGTGAGAAAGCCTTCCGATTGTTTGGTTTAGTTAAGCATTGaattaatgaaataaaaataactactGGCCATTAAGGAAAGAAAACAGATTCACCCCAATTTAAATATGGATAAAAGAACATGAAGTTGTTACTAttagaagagagaaaaaataatatggaatgttttttttttttgttttttcaattaaaaatgataattttagttatttttacatGTACTTATCTTTTATTCTATCTGTTACGGATTCAGCCCATGAATTCCTGACCCGAGGTAAAATTCCAAACCTGGCGTCTGGACCGTCGAAACCCTCTAGAAGGCGCGGAACCGGCCCATTAGAACTCCTAACAAAcgttcgaattcaaacgtctccttTATCTTAGCCGAAGAAGATAAGATACGATAgctaccatcacctataaatagaggacctaGGTCCCTCcagatattcattcattcctcacactttatacctctcagatctattctgacttgagtatcggagtgtctttgtaggtaccTCCCCCTATCGCTCCAGTCAGCTAATCCCGCGAGTTCccaatccatctctcaacccgtaccagagacctCTTGTACATTCCTAtctaaatacaaaacataaatatatataaaagaaagttATATTTCTATCTCTATTATCTTAACCCTAAAACCAAACATATCTTATACTGTATCAAATCTAAGATCACACCTGAAAAAACTAAGTGACAAAATCTAGTGGCAATTGCATAAGGCATATAGTGGGGGCAGGAAAGGAGGTAAATTTGTGACAGTTCTGACACTGGCATTCTCTACTTACTACTAACTACTCAACCCAAACAGAATTTAGTTTATGATTAAATATACAATTATTCTCTCATTATATGATTAGAATTTAGAAGACAAAGACtaccttaatttaaaaaaaaaaatcaagagagagtgagagagacacAGACACCATTTACTGACAAAACCATCCTGTGGTTAAGTGGAAAAAggactttttttttaatgtgtttgacTCCTCTTTTTACTCACAAGTCACAACCTCTTCCTCCATCTTCATCCAAACAATTGTTTTTCCCCACTATTCTTTTTAAGATAAGTTTTCTTAACATTTTTAATATgatattaacctttttattactACTCCAAAATTGATCTCTAATAATTTATATAGTAATCtaacatttaataataatttatctaAATTCAATGTACATCCAAATAATATTGTGTGTTAGAGAAAGTTAagctaataaaattttaataagctAATTTCTCAGTCTAACTAATCAAGTGGATCCAATATTATTTCAGTCTAACTTCACCCTTATTTTTAATCTCTCTGTGCTTCTGATGCTTTTAAACCCGGATCTTTATTAGTATTTATTGAttagaaacttaaaaaataattttctatttttatatcattttaatttttaacttacacCTTTTCTTTTCTCCCCTTCATTCATTTAGTATCTAGATATTACTCTTTTAATTCTAAAGCTTAAATCGTCgctttttacataaaaaaaaatgataaaatctaacttAAATAAGAATTAATCATAAAAAAGATTCACAATTTTTTCAAAGTTTGAAATtagagatttaaaaaaaatgaaaataagttCTTAAAATATTTTGCGTGAGATATTTTTATcctcaaaaaaatttattacttaaaagtttttaaactttataaaagtAATACATCTAATTCATTCTATTATATATTCTAAGATctatttgtttaaataaaaataataaatttgactaaaatgaaaacttatatatattatttttgaaaaatttaaaaaattcaatataataaaattttttagagacaAAAACGTCTCACACAAAATTCTTTAA includes:
- the LOC112712208 gene encoding probable protein phosphatase 2C 28 produces the protein MLSELMSFLRACFRPSSEGYTRGGADAGGRQDGLLWYKDLGQQSNGEFSMAVVQANNLLEDQSQLESGTLSSNESGPYGTFVGVYDGHGGPETSRFINNHLFHHLKRFTAEQQLMSPDVIRKAFQATEEGFVSLVARQWPLNPQIAAVGSCCLVGVICNGTLYVANLGDSRAVLGRVVKATGEVLAMQLSSEHNASIESVRQELQSLHPDDSNIVVLKHNVWRVKGLIQVSRSIGDVYLKKAEFNREPLYAKFRLRDPIKRPILSSEPSISVHQLLPQDQFVIFASDGLWEHLSNQEAVDIVQNNPRNGIARRLIKTALQEAAKKREMRYSDLKKIDRGVRRHFHDDITVIVVYLDSNLASRASAGKFPSVSIRGGGINLPPNTLAPCTTPTENGGA